The proteins below come from a single Negativicutes bacterium genomic window:
- the dnaX gene encoding DNA polymerase III subunit gamma/tau — translation MSYIALYRQWRPQEFDSLIGQDHISKTLANAIKSGKIAHAYLFSGPRGTGKTSTAKILAKALNCVEGPSPVPCNHCENCLKINDGTSMDVFEIDAASNRGIDEIRDLRESVKFSPVDGKFKIYIIDEVHMLTTEAFNALLKTLEEPPSHVVFILATTEAHKIPATIHSRCQRYDFRKITDAEIFARLQYVAENMKIQVEPEVLRIIATHADGGMRDALSILDQCSTFAEVITVDAVREILGLIGREWIWALVEALAQKNTKESLVLLNDILSKGKDIKQILIELAQYFREIMLYQVEGSAQNFSSSESNEVLKKHSRCFSYDELVEYIKSIHSVINELRFSPQPRITLEVLLVTLCNVNLQQNQTALLQRIEMLEENLKNGNIKSAESVAVKVVVPRVEPVVVETSAVVSANDHKVDNSEVVLEAVTIKPMPPVNLSVNNLAATDLWEELLRDLAKEGKMSIMACVKQGNLIALENDLAVIEFSTPFLKERTEKDDYRDIIEGIIQKKCGKNIRIKCVLVGEMALKKEEVINVAKPETINEDHPTLKAAIKMFGDNIIKQ, via the coding sequence ATGAGCTATATTGCATTATATCGCCAGTGGCGACCGCAAGAGTTTGATAGCTTGATCGGACAAGATCATATTAGTAAGACCTTGGCTAATGCTATTAAAAGCGGTAAAATTGCACATGCTTATTTGTTCTCGGGTCCTCGGGGGACTGGCAAAACAAGTACTGCTAAAATCTTGGCAAAAGCGTTAAATTGTGTTGAAGGTCCTAGCCCGGTACCATGCAATCATTGTGAAAATTGCTTAAAAATAAATGATGGAACTTCAATGGATGTTTTTGAAATAGATGCTGCTTCTAATCGGGGCATTGATGAAATTCGAGATTTGCGTGAGAGTGTGAAATTTTCGCCGGTAGATGGTAAGTTTAAAATTTACATTATTGATGAAGTACATATGCTGACCACTGAGGCTTTTAATGCTTTATTAAAAACCCTAGAAGAACCTCCTAGTCATGTCGTTTTTATTTTAGCGACCACCGAGGCTCATAAGATTCCGGCAACAATCCATTCGCGGTGTCAAAGATATGATTTTCGTAAAATTACTGATGCTGAGATTTTTGCTAGATTACAATATGTTGCAGAAAATATGAAGATTCAGGTTGAACCAGAGGTCTTAAGAATAATTGCAACTCATGCTGATGGTGGAATGAGAGATGCTTTAAGTATTTTAGATCAGTGTAGCACCTTTGCCGAAGTAATAACAGTTGATGCGGTGCGAGAAATATTAGGTTTAATCGGTAGAGAATGGATTTGGGCGCTAGTAGAAGCTTTGGCACAAAAAAATACTAAAGAAAGTTTAGTGTTGCTAAATGATATTCTAAGTAAAGGTAAGGATATTAAACAAATCCTGATTGAATTAGCGCAATATTTCAGAGAGATAATGCTATATCAAGTTGAAGGTTCGGCGCAAAATTTTAGTAGTAGTGAGAGTAATGAGGTTTTAAAGAAACATAGTCGATGTTTTTCTTATGATGAGCTGGTTGAGTATATCAAAAGCATTCATAGCGTTATCAATGAGCTGAGATTTTCACCACAACCACGGATCACATTAGAGGTTTTGTTGGTAACTTTATGTAATGTTAATCTGCAACAAAATCAAACCGCACTATTGCAGAGAATAGAAATGCTAGAGGAAAATTTAAAGAACGGCAATATTAAAAGTGCTGAAAGTGTCGCAGTTAAGGTGGTAGTGCCAAGGGTTGAACCAGTGGTAGTTGAAACTTCGGCAGTAGTTAGTGCGAATGACCATAAAGTTGATAATAGTGAAGTTGTTTTGGAAGCTGTAACGATTAAACCAATGCCACCGGTAAATTTAAGCGTAAACAATTTAGCGGCAACAGATCTTTGGGAAGAGTTGTTGAGAGATTTGGCTAAAGAAGGCAAGATGTCTATTATGGCTTGTGTGAAACAAGGGAATTTAATTGCCCTGGAAAATGATTTAGCAGTAATTGAATTTTCAACACCTTTTTTAAAAGAACGAACAGAAAAAGACGATTATCGAGATATTATTGAAGGAATTATACAAAAAAAATGTGGTAAAAATATTAGAATTAAATGCGTATTAGTTGGTGAGATGGCTTTAAAAAAGGAAGAAGTTATTAATGTGGCTAAACCTGAAACAATCAACGAAGATCATCCTACCCTTAAAGCTGCAATAAAAATGTTTGGTGACAATATTATAAAGCAGTGA
- the recR gene encoding recombination protein RecR — MKHIAPLAKLVENLRSLPGIGGKTASRLAYHILEMDKQKAVALAEAIVEAKNKITYCNICFNLTDTNPCKICSSELRDDSVICVVEEPRDVAAMERMREFKGLYHVLHGYLSPLDGRGPDDIKIKELLTRLYSGKVNEIIMATNPNVEGEATAMYIAKLLKPIGVKVTRIAHGLPIGGDLEYADEVTLSKALENRREI, encoded by the coding sequence ATGAAACATATAGCACCCTTAGCAAAGCTAGTTGAAAATTTGCGTTCGTTGCCTGGGATCGGTGGTAAAACTGCAAGCAGATTGGCTTATCATATTTTAGAGATGGACAAACAAAAAGCAGTGGCATTAGCCGAAGCAATAGTGGAAGCGAAAAACAAAATTACGTACTGTAATATCTGTTTTAATTTAACTGATACTAATCCTTGCAAAATTTGTTCATCAGAGTTGCGTGACGATAGTGTTATTTGTGTGGTTGAAGAGCCTCGTGATGTTGCGGCAATGGAACGAATGAGGGAATTTAAAGGGTTATATCATGTTTTACATGGTTATTTATCACCATTAGATGGTAGAGGTCCTGATGATATCAAGATAAAAGAATTGTTAACTAGATTATACTCAGGTAAGGTTAATGAGATTATCATGGCAACTAATCCTAATGTTGAAGGTGAAGCTACCGCAATGTATATTGCAAAACTATTAAAGCCGATTGGTGTCAAGGTAACTCGCATTGCCCATGGATTGCCGATTGGTGGAGATTTGGAGTATGCCGACGAGGTTACATTGTCAAAAGCGTTAGAAAATAGAAGAGAAATATAA
- a CDS encoding response regulator, with protein sequence MKDAMKILISDDSLLLRKKLREELEKLGCQVHEAKDGDEAVEVFKNEKPDGIFMDIVMPNKNGIDAVKCIKEIDKTAKIIMLSSAGTSNKLMEALKLGAMDFIQKPYTGEQIAKALDTIRKEVM encoded by the coding sequence TTGAAAGACGCAATGAAGATTTTAATTAGTGATGATTCTCTATTATTAAGAAAGAAACTAAGAGAAGAATTGGAAAAATTAGGCTGCCAAGTACATGAAGCAAAAGATGGTGATGAAGCGGTAGAAGTTTTTAAAAATGAAAAACCTGATGGGATTTTTATGGATATTGTAATGCCAAATAAAAATGGTATTGATGCTGTTAAGTGTATTAAAGAAATTGATAAAACTGCGAAGATTATTATGCTATCGTCGGCAGGGACCTCTAATAAATTAATGGAAGCCTTAAAGTTGGGGGCGATGGATTTTATCCAAAAGCCTTATACCGGCGAACAAATTGCGAAGGCACTTGATACTATCAGAAAAGAGGTAATGTAA
- a CDS encoding YbaB/EbfC family nucleoid-associated protein: MLGNMGNMAGMMKKVQKLQADMAKMQEELKKRTIEASTGGGAVKVVINGEKQIVSLKIEPSAVDPEDVEMLEDLITSAVNEAIKKVDAMMSQEMGKLTGGLNLPPGMF, translated from the coding sequence ATGTTAGGAAATATGGGAAATATGGCTGGAATGATGAAGAAAGTTCAAAAATTGCAGGCAGATATGGCTAAAATGCAAGAAGAATTAAAAAAACGTACTATCGAAGCTTCGACCGGTGGTGGCGCAGTTAAAGTTGTAATAAATGGTGAAAAGCAAATAGTTTCATTGAAAATAGAACCGAGTGCAGTTGATCCGGAAGATGTAGAAATGTTAGAAGACTTAATTACTTCGGCTGTTAATGAAGCGATTAAAAAAGTTGATGCAATGATGAGTCAAGAAATGGGCAAACTAACGGGTGGGTTAAATTTGCCACCGGGAATGTTTTAG
- a CDS encoding chemotaxis protein CheX — protein sequence MLSQYFAQYLLNNNYLTVEQVKDLLEDEKKSRVKVGILAINKGLMTAEEVKRVHQLQCSVDKKFGEVAIDAGYLTVEQLTDLLNTQDSENLNFGQAAIDKDYITLEQLEEALNNYKDDNHLAIKETIGSYADINFAQIGEAKEVYFEYVELFLRAVVRFLDTNHLITPQKQDGSKNTWMVKQTLVGDVSLYTAMFLSDEVLIEMARRYSGEDITTVDELALDSVAEFLNVANGLFAVNLSDRGIEIDLQPQETYTAIDVKSEKHWLINIDTTFGVIQVAVGAEEIS from the coding sequence ATGCTTAGTCAATATTTTGCACAATACCTATTAAATAATAATTACTTAACAGTGGAACAAGTAAAAGATTTACTAGAGGATGAAAAAAAATCCAGAGTAAAAGTTGGTATTTTAGCAATAAACAAAGGATTGATGACAGCGGAAGAAGTTAAGCGTGTGCATCAATTACAATGTTCGGTTGATAAAAAGTTTGGTGAAGTTGCGATTGATGCCGGCTACTTAACGGTGGAGCAATTAACAGACTTGTTAAATACACAAGATAGCGAAAATCTTAATTTTGGTCAAGCGGCGATTGATAAAGATTATATTACCTTAGAACAACTGGAAGAAGCTTTAAATAATTATAAAGATGATAACCACTTAGCGATTAAAGAGACTATTGGTAGCTATGCTGATATAAACTTTGCACAAATTGGTGAAGCAAAAGAAGTATATTTTGAATATGTGGAATTATTTTTAAGAGCTGTAGTGAGATTTTTAGATACAAATCATTTAATAACACCGCAAAAACAAGATGGCAGCAAGAACACTTGGATGGTAAAGCAGACTTTAGTTGGTGATGTGTCCCTATATACTGCTATGTTTTTGAGTGATGAAGTGTTAATTGAAATGGCAAGACGTTATAGTGGTGAGGATATTACCACTGTCGATGAGCTGGCGTTAGATAGTGTGGCTGAATTTTTAAATGTTGCTAATGGCTTGTTTGCTGTTAATTTATCAGATCGTGGGATTGAAATAGATTTACAACCACAAGAGACTTATACGGCGATTGATGTTAAAAGCGAGAAGCATTGGTTGATTAATATTGATACTACTTTCGGAGTGATTCAAGTAGCGGTTGGCGCAGAAGAAATAAGTTGA
- a CDS encoding pro-sigmaK processing inhibitor BofA family protein: protein MSFVNSLLPSFGASASYIVGVVAVLLIAKLLVMPVKFFYKFITNSLFGGALLLFINYIGANWNFNIEITPLVAIITAVLGIPGVVIMFLYNLL, encoded by the coding sequence ATGTCATTTGTTAATTCATTGTTACCAAGCTTTGGTGCCAGTGCTTCTTATATTGTTGGAGTAGTAGCGGTGTTGTTAATTGCCAAGTTATTAGTTATGCCGGTTAAGTTTTTCTATAAATTTATTACCAACTCATTATTTGGTGGTGCATTGCTGTTGTTTATTAATTATATTGGAGCTAATTGGAACTTTAATATTGAAATAACGCCATTGGTGGCTATTATTACAGCAGTTTTAGGTATTCCTGGGGTAGTTATTATGTTTTTATATAATTTGCTATAA